The proteins below come from a single Malus sylvestris chromosome 3, drMalSylv7.2, whole genome shotgun sequence genomic window:
- the LOC126615955 gene encoding pleiotropic drug resistance protein 2-like — translation MTICIVVLFGVIFWGKGDQIHKQQDLINLLGATYSAIIFLGATNASVVQYVVAGARTVFYHERATRMYPKLPYAFVQVAIETISAAIQTFVYSCLLFFMIGYNFKVEKILYFYYFIFLCFTTLYTE, via the exons ATGACAATCTGCATCGTAGTATTATTTGGTGTCATATTCTGGGGCAAAGGAGACCAAAT ACACAAACAACAAGACCTAATCAATCTTTTGGGAGCTACCTATTCCGCCATTATCTTCCTTGGAGCTACCAATGCTTCCGTTGTGCAATATGTGGTTGCTGGAGCACGAACTGTTTTCTATCATGAAAGGGCAACTAGAATGTATCCAAAGTTGCCTTATGCATTTGTTCAG GTGGCTATTGAGACAATTTCCGCTGCAATCCAAACCTTTGTCTATTCCTGCCTTCTATTTTTCATGATCGGGTACAATTTCAAGGTGGAGAAGATTTTGTACTTCTACTACTTCATCTTCTTGTGCTTCACTACTCTATATACGGAATGA